The proteins below come from a single Triticum aestivum cultivar Chinese Spring chromosome 5D, IWGSC CS RefSeq v2.1, whole genome shotgun sequence genomic window:
- the LOC123120377 gene encoding uncharacterized protein, giving the protein MDFVLCVCLLQLLFLRSSPVAALQPTPPPARALDAKLQEYAYRALVRPRTGIVYNATVPGNLTGVSVSALRLRSGSLRRKGLSQYFHFGLPTGVIAQPRVERMVLVYHNLGNWSQHYYPPPPGYTYLSPVLGLLAYDAVNLSAVGLPELNIVASGSPILVHFSNVRAAPAGGPAPRCVWFDLDGVPQFRDQEASNVCATYRQGHFSIVVNSSEVAPAPLPPGAIAPPIPAAGGRTKGGSQAWKVAVGVVGGAIALGLLSSALLCLVRHKRAKKLEVMERNSEVGETLRMAQVGRAQAPVALWTRTKPVIESEYAA; this is encoded by the coding sequence ATGGATTTCGTATTATGCGTCTGCCTCCTCCAACTGCTGTTCTTGCGCTCTTCTCCGGTGGCGGCGCTGcagccgacgccgccgccggcgagggCCCTGGACGCAAAATTGCAGGAGTACGCCTACCGGGCCCTCGTCCGTCCGCGCACCGGCATTGTCTACAATGCCACCGTCCCCGGCAACCTCACCGGCGTCTCGGTGTCCGCGCTCCGCCTGCGCAGCGGCAGCCTCCGGAGGAAAGGTTTGTCCCAGTACTTCCATTTCGGCCTGCCCACCGGCGTCATCGCGCAGCCTCGCGTGGAGAGGATGGTGCTCGTGTACCACAACCTGGGCAATTGGTCGCAGCACTACTACCCGCCTCCCCCCGGGTACACCTACCTCTCGCCGGTGCTTGGGCTGCTGGCCTATGACGCTGTCAACCTTTCGGCAGTGGGGTTGCCGGAGCTGAACATCGTCGCGTCAGGCAGCCCGATTCTTGTACATTTCAGCAATGTCAgggcggcgccggcaggcggccCAGCACCACGGTGTGTGTGGTTTGACTTGGATGGTGTGCCGCAGTTCCGGGACCAAGAGGCAAGCAACGTGTGTGCTACGTATCGCCAAGGGCACTTCTCGATAGTGGTGAACTCCAGTGAGGTTGCTCCTGCTCCATTGCCACCAGGCGCAATTGCCCCGCCGATACCGGCTGCCGGAGGTCGTACCAAGGGGGGCTCGCAAGCTTGGAAGGTCGCCGTTGGCGTGGTTGGGGGCGCCATAGCATTGGGGCTGTTATCTTCAGCTCTTCTGTGTCTGGTGAGGCATAAAAGGGCCAAGAAGTTGGAGGTGATGGAACGGAATTCAGAGGTTGGGGAGACACTGCGCATGGCGCAGGTTGGGCGGGCGCAAGCACCTGTAGCGCTGTGGACACGAACAAAACCGGTGATTGAGAGCGAGTATGCTGCATAG